In one Hemitrygon akajei chromosome 3, sHemAka1.3, whole genome shotgun sequence genomic region, the following are encoded:
- the yy1a gene encoding transcriptional repressor protein YY1a: protein MASGDTLYIAADGSEMPAEIVELHEIEVETIPVETIETTVVEGDEHQPMIALQPLSDDPSQVHQEVILVQTREEVVGDDAELRAEDGYEDQILIPVPSAGAEEEFIEQTLVTAVSGKSRIKKGAGKKATKKSYLNDGGLDRTGRKWEQKQVQIKTLEGEFSVTMWASDDKKTDIDHETVVEEQIIGENSPPDYSEYMTGKKLPPGGIPGIDLSDPKQLAEFARMKPRKQKEDDAPRTIACPHKGCTKMFRDNSAMRKHLHTHGPRVHVCAECGKAFVESSKLKRHQLVHTGEKPFQCTFEGCGKRFSLDFNLRTHVRIHTGDRPYVCPFDGCNKKFAQSTNLKSHILTHAKAKNNQ from the exons CGAGATCGAAGTGGAGACGATCCCGGTGGAAACGATTGAGACGACGGTGGTGGAGGGCGACGAGCACCAGCCCATGATCGCCCTGCAGCCGCTCAGCGACGACCCGAGCCAGGTCCACCAGGAGGTGATCCTGGTGCAGACGCgggaagaggtggtaggggaTGACGCCGAGCTGCGGGCCGAAGACGGCTACGAGGATCAGATCCTGATCCCGGTGCCGTCGGCGGGGGCCGAGGAGGAATTCATCGAGCAGACGCTGGTGACAGCCGTCTCGGGCAAGAGCCGTATCAAGAAAGGGGCCGGCAAGAAGGCGACCAAGAAGAGTTATTTAAACGACGGGGGGCTGGACAGGACCGGCAGGAAATGGGAGCAGAAACAAGTGCAGATCAAGACCCTGGAGGGGGAATTCTCGGTCACGATGTGGGCTTCGG ATGATAAAAAGACTGATATTGACCATGAAACAGTGGTGGAGGAACAGATTATTGGAGAAAATTCTCCACCTGATTACTCTGAATACATGACTGGAAAGAAACTTCCCCCTGGTGGAATACCTGGTATCGATCTCTCTGACCCAAAACagctggcagagtttgcaag AATGAAGCCAAGGAAGCAGAAGGAAGATGATGCACCTCGAACCATAGCATGCCCTCACAAA GGTTGCACTAAAATGTTTAGAGATAACTCTGCCATGAGAAAGCATTTGCATACTCATGGTCCAAGAGTACATGTCTGTGCTGAGTGTGGAAAAGCTTTTGTGGAGAGCTCAAAACTGAAACGACATCAGCTTGTTCATACTGGAGAAAAACCCTTCCAG TGTACAtttgaaggatgtggaaaacGCTTTTCACTGGACTTCAATTTGCGCACTCATGTGCGAATCCATACTGGAGACAGGCCCTATGTTTGTCCTTTCGATGGATGTAATAAGAAGTTTGCCCAATCAACTAATCTGAAGTCTCACATCTTAACACATGCCAAGGCCAAAAACAACCAGTAG
- the slc25a29l gene encoding mitochondrial basic amino acids transporter isoform X2: MMGLTFINAIVFGVQGNAMRHLGKDTPLNQFLAGAAAGGIQCIICCPMELAKTRMQLQGMGEYQVKSKVYKNSLDCLIRIYRKHGIRGINKGMVSTIFREIPGFGFYFLTYDCLTRALNCEPYDSFVIPKLLFSGGMSGIVSWISTYPIDVIKSRLQADGVGGKNQYNGIMDCVYQSYQKEGWHVFTRGLTSTLLRAFPVNAATFATVTLFLMYSRADESCKEQEAASAIQQPSSL; this comes from the coding sequence ATGATGGGTTTGACATTCATCAATGCTATTGTTTTTGGCGTTCAAGGAAATGCAATGCGTCATTTGGGTAAGGATACACCACTTAATCAGTTCCTGGCAGGGGCTGCGGCTGGAGGTATCCAATGTATCATCTGTTGTCCCATGGAACTGGCAAAAACGAGGATGCAGCTTCAAGGCATGGGTGAATATCAAGTTAAAAGTAAAGTCTATAAGAATTCACTGGACTGTTTGATTAGAATTTATAGAAAACATGGAATTCGAGGTATCAACAAGGGAATGGTGTCTACCATTTTTAGAGAAATACCTGGCTTTGGTTTCTATTTTCTTACATATGATTGTCTAACCAGGGCCTTGAACTGTGAACCTTATGATAGCTTTGTAATTCCTAAACTCCTGTTTTCTGGTGGTATGTCTGGGATTGTATCTTGGATCTCCACCTATCCCATTGATGTGATTAAATCCCGACTGCAGGCTGATGGAGTTGGGGGAAAGAACCAATACAATGGCATCATGGACTGTGTCTATCAGAGCTACCAAAAAGAAGGGTGGCACGTGTTCACCCGAGGGCTTACCTCCACACTCCTGAGGGCATTCCCTGTCAATGCTGCTACTTTTGCCACTGTTACACTCTTCCTCATGTACTCGAGGGCCGATGAGAGTTGCAAGGAGCAGGAGGCCGCCTCTGCAATCCAGCAGCCTTCGAGCCTCTGA
- the slc25a29l gene encoding mitochondrial basic amino acids transporter isoform X1, which produces MALDFVAGCLGGVAGVLVGHPFDTVKVRLQVQNPDQPRYRGTLHCFQSILKQETVFGFYKGIGSPMMGLTFINAIVFGVQGNAMRHLGKDTPLNQFLAGAAAGGIQCIICCPMELAKTRMQLQGMGEYQVKSKVYKNSLDCLIRIYRKHGIRGINKGMVSTIFREIPGFGFYFLTYDCLTRALNCEPYDSFVIPKLLFSGGMSGIVSWISTYPIDVIKSRLQADGVGGKNQYNGIMDCVYQSYQKEGWHVFTRGLTSTLLRAFPVNAATFATVTLFLMYSRADESCKEQEAASAIQQPSSL; this is translated from the exons GTTCGACTTCAGGTACAGAATCCTGATCAGCCACGTTACCGTGGAACCCTACATTGTTTCCAGTCCATTCTTAAACAAGAAACT gtttttggattttacAAAGGTATTGGTTCACCAATGATGGGTTTGACATTCATCAATGCTATTGTTTTTGGCGTTCAAGGAAATGCAATGCGTCATTTGGGTAAGGATACACCACTTAATCAGTTCCTGGCAGGGGCTGCGGCTGGAGGTATCCAATGTATCATCTGTTGTCCCATGGAACTGGCAAAAACGAGGATGCAGCTTCAAGGCATGGGTGAATATCAAGTTAAAAGTAAAGTCTATAAGAATTCACTGGACTGTTTGATTAGAATTTATAGAAAACATGGAATTCGAGGTATCAACAAGGGAATGGTGTCTACCATTTTTAGAGAAATACCTGGCTTTGGTTTCTATTTTCTTACATATGATTGTCTAACCAGGGCCTTGAACTGTGAACCTTATGATAGCTTTGTAATTCCTAAACTCCTGTTTTCTGGTGGTATGTCTGGGATTGTATCTTGGATCTCCACCTATCCCATTGATGTGATTAAATCCCGACTGCAGGCTGATGGAGTTGGGGGAAAGAACCAATACAATGGCATCATGGACTGTGTCTATCAGAGCTACCAAAAAGAAGGGTGGCACGTGTTCACCCGAGGGCTTACCTCCACACTCCTGAGGGCATTCCCTGTCAATGCTGCTACTTTTGCCACTGTTACACTCTTCCTCATGTACTCGAGGGCCGATGAGAGTTGCAAGGAGCAGGAGGCCGCCTCTGCAATCCAGCAGCCTTCGAGCCTCTGA